In the Streptomyces fradiae ATCC 10745 = DSM 40063 genome, GCACCAACTCCGTCACCGTCCACGCCGCCAAGCGGGGCGCGGCCGAGGCGTTCCTGAAGGCCGCCGCCGTCAACCGGTCCCTCGTCCGGGTCGAGACGTCCGCCGAGCGGCCCCGCGCCCTGTACGACATCCGGGGCGGCGACGCGTACCACATGGGCGGCGGCGGGCGCTGCTCGGTCGGCTTCGCCGTCACCAAGGGCACCCAGCACGGCTTCGCCACGGCCGGCCACTGCGGCCGCGTCGGCACCTCCACCAGCGGCTACAACCAGGTCGCGCAGGGCACCTTCCAGGGCTCCACCTTCCCCGGCCGCGACATGGCCTGGGTGGCGGCCAACACCAACTGGCGCTCCACCCCGTACGTGAAGGGCGCGGGCGGGCAGAACGTCCAGGTCACCGGTTCCACGCAGGCCGTCGTCGGCGCGTCGGTCTGCCGCTCGGGGTCCACCACCGGCTGGCACTGCGGCACGATCCAGCAGCACAACACGAGCGTCACCTACCCGGAGGGCACGATCAGCGGCGTCACCCGCACGACCGTGTGCGCCGAGCCGGGCGACTCGGGCGGCTCGTACATCTCCGGCAGCCAGGCGCAGGGCGTCACCTCGGGCGGCTCCGGCGACTGCCGGACGGGCGGTACGACGTACCACCAGCCGCTCAACCCGCTCCTCCAGGCGTACGCCCTGACCCTCACCACCACGACCGACCCCGGGCCGGGGCCGGGCGAGCCCCCGGAGGGCGGCACGTGGGCGGCGGGCACCGTCTACAACGCGGGCGCCCAGGTCACCTACGGCGGAGCCACCTACCGGTGCCTCCAGACCCACCAGGCGCAGGCGGGCTGGGAGCCGCCGAACGTGCCGGCGCTCTGGCAGCGCGTGTAGGAGGAACCGTCCGCGCCGTGGAGCCTGCCCAGCAGAAACGTCACGTCTGAGGGCGCGTACGGGTCCCGGTCCGCCGGGCCCGTACGCCCCCGCCTCCTCGGGGACGCCCTCCGCCCGCGTCCCCGCCGTCCGCGCCCCCGCCTCCGCCTCCGCGGGACGCCCCCCGGCCGCCGGACTGCCCCGGAGCCGGGGGCGCGCCGTTCCCCGACCCACCCGGTCGGCCGGTGGGCGTTGCGGGGGCGCACGGGGCGGGGCAGGGTCGAAGCGTGAACCCCTCCGCGCACCGCGTCCGGCTCCGGCGGGTGTACGACCCGCCCGAACCCGCCGACGGGACGCGCGTGCTCGTGGACCGGCTGTGGCCGCGCGGCCTGGCCAAGGCGGACGCGCACATCGACGAGTGGCCCAAGTCCGCCACGCCCTCGACGGAGCTGCGCCGCTGGTTCCACGCGGCGGACGGGGCGCCGGACGAGGTGTTCGAGGAGTTCCGCCGGCGGTACGCGGCCGAGCTCGCCGAGCCGGAGGCGGCCGGGGCCCTCGACCGCGTCCGGGACCTCGCCCGCGAGGGGCCGCTCACGCTCCTGACGGCCGCCAGGGACCCGGAGCGCAGCCACGCCGCCGTGCTGCGCGAGCGGCTGAGCGGCGGCTGAGGGCGGCGCCCTCGGAGCGGCACCGTTCCGTTTCCGGCCACATCGCCGCGTCGCCCCCCCGCAGACCGCACGGCCCGGGGGCGGGTACGCCCCGCGCGGGCGTCGTACGC is a window encoding:
- a CDS encoding carbohydrate-binding protein, with product MLHRHAGAAFAAAAAVGALVLTALPGAAAAAPAPPATTPSAAVSMGADKTSPEVLAAMQRDLGLSEPQAQRRLVNEAEAGAVAGRLGGVLGADYAGAWVRGAESATLTVATTDPADALAIRAAGAEARVVRHTLARLDAAKAALDRAAARTDTRDVPVWYVDVRTNSVTVHAAKRGAAEAFLKAAAVNRSLVRVETSAERPRALYDIRGGDAYHMGGGGRCSVGFAVTKGTQHGFATAGHCGRVGTSTSGYNQVAQGTFQGSTFPGRDMAWVAANTNWRSTPYVKGAGGQNVQVTGSTQAVVGASVCRSGSTTGWHCGTIQQHNTSVTYPEGTISGVTRTTVCAEPGDSGGSYISGSQAQGVTSGGSGDCRTGGTTYHQPLNPLLQAYALTLTTTTDPGPGPGEPPEGGTWAAGTVYNAGAQVTYGGATYRCLQTHQAQAGWEPPNVPALWQRV
- a CDS encoding DUF488 domain-containing protein, with translation MNPSAHRVRLRRVYDPPEPADGTRVLVDRLWPRGLAKADAHIDEWPKSATPSTELRRWFHAADGAPDEVFEEFRRRYAAELAEPEAAGALDRVRDLAREGPLTLLTAARDPERSHAAVLRERLSGG